From a region of the Triticum aestivum cultivar Chinese Spring chromosome 7D, IWGSC CS RefSeq v2.1, whole genome shotgun sequence genome:
- the LOC123167805 gene encoding uncharacterized protein has protein sequence MMEAPQYRPWSDLPPELLGLVLKRLPSLADRVRLRAVCHPWRSNSLLQPLPLPFPWLTLPDGTFFSIPGGEVHQMCLPDGARCHGSIDNWLFLMRSDDACTLMNPFSKTTLELPIPLSFWQRIHGEYDPKQLLYKLVVPSPLDISPDSLVAALIKDDDNIGTVCTSQPLIATYSVQGNSVHRFFDAALFDEKLYAVSVFGQLFILELCRNLDSNSTINRVIDSSGDFHGGPECISREVAFTYMVYLVECAGRLLVVKRFIRRLSPSPDDNIFDNTQTPGFVVLEADLHSNPCRWKRISELGGHALFVGQHGSKSLPARECIGSQEDCIYFICDYPHPKYFFESIS, from the coding sequence ATGATGGAGGCTCCACAGTATAGACCTTGGTCAGATCTTCCGCCAGAACTCTTGGGCCTTGTCCTCAAGCGCCTCCCCTCGCTAGCTGACCGTGTTCGTCTGAGAGCAGTCTGTCACCCATGGCGCTCTAACAGCCTGCTGCAACCACTTCCCCTCCCATTCCCATGGCTCACCCTCCCTGATGGCACCTTCTTCAGCATCCCAGGAGGTGAGGTTCACCAGATGTGTTTACCAGATGGTGCTCGTTGCCATGGCTCCATTGACAACTGGTTATTCCTCATGAGGAGTGATGACGCATGCACATTGATGAACCCTTTCTCTAAGACCACATTGGAGCTTCCTATTCCGCTCTCATTTTGGCAGCGTATACACGGCGAATATGATCCTAAGCAACTTTTGTACAAGTTGGTGGTACCCTCGCCCCTAGACATATCACCTGATTCCCTTGTTGCGGCATTGATCAAGGATGATGATAATATCGGTACAGTTTGCACTAGTCAGCCACTGATTGCCACTTACTCGGTACAAGGCAATTCAGTACATCGCTTCTTTGATGCCGCGTTGTTCGATGAAAAGTTGTACGCGGTGTCTGTCTTTGGCCAGCTCTTCATCCTTGAGTTATGCAGAAACCTCGATAGTAATTCAACCATCAATCGCGTAATCGACTCTTCGGGCGATTTTCATGGAGGACCAGAATGCATTTCCAGAGAGGTGGCGTTCACATACATGGTGTATCTAGTTGAATGTGCTGGTAGACTATTGGTGGTGAAACGATTCATTCGTCGTCTGAGCCCTTCCCCTGATGACAATATCTTTGACAATACTCAAACTCCTGGATTTGTTGTCCTTGAGGCAGACCTGCACTCCAACCCTTGCCGATGGAAAAGGATCAGTGAGTTGGGGGGACATGCTCTCTTTGTTGGCCAGCATGGCTCCAAGTCTCTGCCTGCTAGAGAATGCATAGGATCCCAGGAGGATTGCATCTACTTCATTTGTGACTATCCCCATCCAAAGTATTTTTTCGAGTCCATTTCGTGA